Proteins from a single region of Alphaproteobacteria bacterium LSUCC0719:
- a CDS encoding phosphatidylglycerophosphatase A has protein sequence MTSRAWMELATVGPVGRLRPAPGSWGSAAALVIAAVLAQFAGWTLEIATLVICVLGVRAAEIYDRESGSKDASEIVIDEVAGQWITLLAVPLDWRWWIAAFIAFRLFDILKPGPVRLAERLPGGYGVMADDIVAGALAAVCLLILQWALPW, from the coding sequence ATGACCAGTCGTGCCTGGATGGAGCTGGCGACGGTCGGACCGGTAGGACGGTTGCGCCCGGCGCCGGGAAGCTGGGGATCGGCGGCAGCGCTTGTCATTGCTGCGGTACTGGCGCAGTTTGCCGGCTGGACCCTCGAGATCGCCACCCTCGTCATCTGCGTTCTGGGCGTCAGGGCAGCCGAAATCTATGATCGCGAGAGCGGCAGCAAGGATGCCTCTGAAATTGTTATTGACGAGGTTGCCGGCCAGTGGATCACGCTTCTCGCCGTACCGCTCGACTGGCGGTGGTGGATAGCCGCTTTCATCGCTTTCAGACTGTTCGACATTCTCAAGCCCGGACCGGTCAGGCTGGCCGAACGGCTGCCCGGCGGTTATGGCGTCATGGCGGACGATATCGTTGCCGGCGCGCTGGCGGCTGTCTGCTTGTTGATCCTGCAATGGGCGCTGCCATGGTAG
- a CDS encoding CinA family protein gives MVASEIPLLSDLARKVINRAVLAEAMVTTAESCTGGMVASALTDIAGASAVLDRSVVTYSNAAKIDLLGVSESILKAHGAVSQQTAAAMAQGALQAAPDARIAIAITGIAGPGGGTADKPVGLVWFGLAHRDDDVITAHHVFTGDRAAVRHKATATALGMLLEGLAR, from the coding sequence ATGGTAGCCAGCGAAATACCCCTTCTTTCGGACCTTGCGCGCAAGGTCATCAACCGCGCCGTCCTGGCAGAGGCGATGGTGACAACAGCCGAATCCTGCACCGGCGGCATGGTTGCGTCCGCGCTTACCGACATTGCCGGTGCCTCGGCGGTTCTCGACCGCAGCGTCGTAACCTACAGCAATGCGGCAAAGATCGATCTTCTCGGCGTATCTGAGAGTATTCTTAAGGCGCATGGGGCCGTCTCGCAGCAGACCGCTGCCGCGATGGCGCAGGGCGCATTACAGGCCGCGCCGGACGCCCGGATCGCAATTGCCATTACAGGCATTGCCGGTCCTGGAGGGGGGACGGCTGACAAACCGGTCGGTCTTGTCTGGTTTGGCCTTGCGCATCGCGATGATGACGTCATCACCGCACATCATGTCTTCACAGGCGACCGCGCCGCAGTAAGGCACAAGGCAACCGCCACAGCACTTGGCATGCTGCTGGAAGGGCTTGCACGGTAG
- a CDS encoding type II toxin-antitoxin system RatA family toxin has product MTVHSERRIIRHSPQELYDLVANVRSYPEFLPWCMAARIRHEDRHRLEADLIIGFQMFREKFTSHVDLSPDQLEIDVKYAEGPFKYLTNKWRFLPHPDGCEIDFYVDFEFNSRLLQSVIETLFTEAVRRMVKAFEDRADELYGKRDGNFTARMASS; this is encoded by the coding sequence ATGACCGTGCATTCCGAACGGCGCATCATCAGGCACAGCCCCCAGGAATTGTATGATCTGGTTGCCAATGTGCGCAGTTATCCAGAATTTCTGCCCTGGTGCATGGCAGCACGGATCCGGCATGAAGACCGTCACAGGCTTGAAGCCGATCTGATTATCGGGTTTCAGATGTTTCGTGAAAAGTTTACATCTCACGTTGATCTCAGTCCGGATCAGCTTGAAATAGATGTAAAATATGCTGAAGGCCCATTCAAATATCTGACAAATAAATGGCGTTTTCTGCCGCATCCCGACGGCTGCGAGATTGATTTCTATGTCGATTTCGAATTCAATTCGCGGTTGCTTCAATCGGTTATCGAGACGCTGTTCACCGAAGCCGTTCGGCGGATGGTCAAGGCATTTGAAGATCGTGCCGACGAACTGTATGGCAAGCGTGACGGTAATTTTACCGCGCGCATGGCATCATCCTGA
- the eno gene encoding phosphopyruvate hydratase → MSAIEDIQAREILDSRGNPTVEVDVLLEDGAFGRAAVPSGASTGAHEAVELRDGDPSRYGGKGVLQAIEAVNMEIFDALVGADALDQAGLDQTMIDLDGTVNKARLGANAILGVSMASARAAAESVGLPLWRYLGGVHAHLLPTPMMNIMNGGAHANNALDVQEFMVMPVGVSDFSEAVRVGAEIFHALKSLLAQAGHSTAVGDEGGFAPAINSSDEALDYIRKSIEAAGCTPGDDVVIAIDAAATELYRDGAYHLAGEGRSLSSKEMVAMWTSLVANHPIVSLEDPMDEEDWEGFAALTAAIGDRVQIVGDDLFVTNAERLARGIVDDAANAILVKVNQIGTLSETLQAVEMAQKAGFGVVISHRSGETEDSFIADLAVATNAGQIKTGSLSRSDRLAKYNQLLRINEELDSSGLYAGNTILRA, encoded by the coding sequence ATGAGTGCCATTGAAGACATCCAGGCCCGTGAAATATTGGATTCACGCGGCAATCCAACAGTCGAGGTTGATGTTCTTCTGGAAGACGGTGCCTTTGGTCGCGCCGCTGTGCCATCCGGCGCATCGACAGGCGCGCATGAAGCGGTGGAACTTCGTGACGGTGATCCGTCGCGCTATGGCGGCAAGGGAGTCCTGCAGGCCATCGAGGCGGTGAATATGGAGATCTTTGACGCGCTTGTCGGTGCCGATGCATTGGATCAGGCCGGGCTGGACCAGACGATGATCGATCTCGATGGGACCGTGAACAAGGCCCGGCTTGGCGCGAACGCCATACTTGGTGTTTCGATGGCATCGGCGCGGGCCGCTGCGGAATCCGTCGGTCTGCCGCTATGGCGCTATCTTGGTGGTGTGCATGCGCATCTGTTACCAACGCCGATGATGAACATCATGAATGGCGGCGCGCATGCCAACAATGCGCTGGATGTGCAGGAATTCATGGTGATGCCCGTCGGCGTGTCGGATTTTTCAGAGGCTGTGCGAGTCGGGGCCGAAATTTTTCATGCGCTGAAATCGCTTCTGGCGCAGGCCGGACATTCAACCGCAGTCGGCGACGAAGGTGGTTTCGCGCCGGCAATCAATTCGTCCGACGAGGCGCTCGACTATATCCGCAAATCGATCGAGGCTGCCGGCTGCACGCCTGGTGACGATGTGGTGATTGCGATTGACGCCGCGGCGACCGAACTTTACCGCGATGGTGCCTATCATCTCGCAGGCGAAGGGCGCAGCCTGTCATCAAAGGAAATGGTTGCGATGTGGACGTCGCTTGTCGCCAACCATCCGATTGTGTCGCTTGAAGACCCTATGGATGAAGAAGACTGGGAGGGGTTTGCCGCCCTGACCGCTGCCATCGGTGACAGGGTTCAGATCGTTGGGGATGATCTGTTTGTCACGAATGCAGAGCGTCTGGCGCGCGGCATTGTCGATGACGCGGCGAATGCAATTCTGGTCAAGGTCAATCAAATTGGCACGCTGTCGGAAACCCTGCAGGCCGTTGAAATGGCTCAGAAAGCTGGTTTCGGGGTCGTCATATCGCATCGCAGTGGTGAAACAGAGGACAGTTTCATCGCGGATCTTGCCGTGGCGACAAATGCCGGCCAGATCAAAACCGGATCTTTATCGCGGTCCGACAGGCTGGCGAAATATAACCAGCTGCTCAGGATCAATGAAGAGTTGGACAGTTCCGGATTATATGCCGGCAACACCATATTGCGGGCCTGA
- a CDS encoding septum formation initiator family protein — MISSSLLLSSVVVFFGFHILAGDRGILARPELDRRIMLAEEKLALLHKHHDFLSHRIHLLQADSLDADMLAETARAELGLYSPNDVIISIDLSKLKFSDTMRNN; from the coding sequence ATGATCAGCAGCTCTTTGTTGCTGTCATCTGTGGTCGTGTTTTTCGGATTTCATATTCTGGCCGGTGATCGCGGCATCCTTGCCCGTCCTGAACTTGACCGCAGGATCATGCTCGCTGAAGAGAAGCTGGCGCTTCTTCACAAACACCATGATTTTCTGTCTCATCGGATCCATCTGCTTCAGGCCGACTCGCTTGATGCCGACATGCTGGCGGAAACGGCACGTGCCGAACTTGGCCTTTATTCGCCGAATGATGTCATAATTTCAATTGATCTGTCGAAATTGAAATTTTCCGACACAATGCGGAATAATTAA
- the ispD gene encoding 2-C-methyl-D-erythritol 4-phosphate cytidylyltransferase, with amino-acid sequence MTSLTSTDAARRRLGAIIVAAGSGTRMGNGTAKQFRSLLGRSVLWHSVAAFLEHPATAQVIVVVAAERRSDAVEALGSMATDDRVSIVAGGVRRQDSVAAGLVAVTATGIDLVAIHDAARPCLPQRVITDLISALDDGADAALPVLPMTDTVKLVTGSSVADTVDRTSLARAQTPQMFRLDALIARHDGLAPDTEITDDIRLFEDGAARIETVPGDARLMKLTRAEDFAILTALSSPEGDTPMPVTAPQLDIRTGNGYDVHRFDDGVGPVRLGGVDIPHDRNLAAHSDGDVGLHALCDAIFGALADGDIGSHFPPSDDRWKNADSTQFLAFAASLCASRGATILHLDLTLVCERPKIGPHRDAMRRCIADLVGVDISRVAVKATTSEQLGFTGREEGIAAQATATLAMTGEAR; translated from the coding sequence ATGACGTCCCTCACCAGCACAGATGCGGCCCGGCGCCGGCTTGGTGCCATCATTGTTGCTGCCGGCAGCGGCACGCGAATGGGCAATGGCACGGCAAAACAGTTTCGCAGTCTGCTGGGTCGCAGCGTCCTGTGGCATTCGGTTGCAGCGTTTCTCGAACATCCCGCCACAGCACAGGTTATCGTTGTTGTTGCCGCCGAGCGCCGATCAGATGCCGTCGAGGCACTTGGCAGCATGGCCACGGATGATCGGGTCAGCATTGTCGCCGGCGGTGTGCGGCGCCAGGATTCAGTTGCGGCTGGTCTTGTCGCGGTCACGGCGACCGGGATCGACCTTGTTGCCATCCATGATGCAGCCCGCCCCTGTCTGCCGCAGCGTGTCATCACGGATCTGATCTCCGCCCTCGATGATGGGGCCGACGCCGCGCTTCCCGTCCTGCCGATGACGGACACCGTCAAGCTGGTCACCGGCAGCAGCGTGGCAGACACCGTTGACCGGACCAGCCTTGCGCGCGCGCAGACACCGCAGATGTTCCGGCTTGACGCACTGATAGCCCGACATGACGGCCTTGCACCGGATACCGAGATCACCGATGACATCCGCCTGTTCGAGGATGGTGCGGCGCGGATTGAGACCGTTCCGGGTGACGCCCGCCTGATGAAGCTGACCCGGGCCGAGGATTTTGCCATCCTGACGGCCCTGTCATCGCCCGAAGGAGATACACCCATGCCAGTCACCGCACCACAGCTGGATATCCGCACCGGCAATGGCTACGACGTCCACAGGTTCGACGATGGCGTCGGCCCCGTCCGTCTTGGCGGCGTCGACATCCCGCATGATCGCAATCTGGCTGCCCATTCGGATGGTGATGTGGGGCTGCACGCGCTGTGCGATGCAATTTTCGGCGCGCTTGCCGATGGAGATATCGGATCACATTTCCCACCTTCGGATGACCGGTGGAAGAATGCCGACAGCACGCAGTTTCTGGCCTTTGCCGCCTCATTATGCGCCTCGCGCGGGGCGACAATCCTGCATCTCGACCTGACGCTGGTCTGTGAACGCCCGAAAATCGGACCGCATCGCGATGCCATGCGACGCTGCATTGCCGATCTTGTGGGCGTGGACATCTCTCGCGTTGCGGTCAAGGCGACCACCTCGGAACAGCTTGGTTTCACCGGGCGTGAGGAAGGAATCGCCGCGCAGGCAACCGCCACACTGGCAATGACGGGAGAGGCAAGGTGA
- the pdhA gene encoding pyruvate dehydrogenase (acetyl-transferring) E1 component subunit alpha, translated as MAETAKVQRKRKPGRPPKAASRATAKNDLPARDELVGMYRDMLLIRRFEEKAGQLYGMGQIGGFCHLYIGQEAVVVGLQSVSKPGDTVVTSYRDHGHMLACGMDADGVMAELTGREGGYSRGKGGSMHMFSREKNFFGGHGIVGAQVPIGCGLAFSHKYRDEANVCLTYLGDGAVNQGQVYESFNMAALWDLPVLFVIENNQYGMGTAVTRAAAGRSLADRGAAYGIPGTQVDGMDVLAVRAAGAEALEHCRSGKGPYVLEMKTYRYRGHSMSDPAKYRTREEVDAMRKQHDPIDQLREVLGKQNVTEDELKSIDSDVKAIVLRATEFAQTSPEPDPSELFTDILLPAGGHSSQMEV; from the coding sequence ATGGCCGAAACGGCAAAGGTTCAACGCAAGCGCAAGCCGGGGCGTCCGCCAAAGGCTGCATCTCGTGCCACGGCCAAGAACGATCTGCCGGCGCGTGATGAACTCGTCGGTATGTATCGCGACATGTTGTTGATCCGCCGCTTTGAAGAAAAAGCCGGCCAGCTTTACGGCATGGGCCAGATAGGCGGTTTCTGTCATCTCTATATCGGTCAGGAAGCTGTGGTTGTCGGGTTGCAGTCGGTCAGCAAGCCGGGTGATACCGTGGTCACATCCTATCGCGACCACGGCCATATGCTGGCATGCGGTATGGATGCCGACGGCGTGATGGCCGAACTGACCGGGCGCGAGGGTGGTTATTCACGCGGCAAGGGCGGTTCCATGCATATGTTCAGCCGCGAAAAGAATTTCTTTGGCGGCCACGGCATTGTTGGCGCGCAGGTGCCGATTGGGTGCGGACTTGCCTTTTCCCACAAATACCGGGACGAAGCGAATGTGTGTCTGACCTATCTTGGCGACGGTGCCGTCAACCAGGGTCAGGTCTATGAAAGTTTCAACATGGCGGCACTTTGGGATCTGCCGGTTCTGTTCGTCATCGAGAACAACCAATATGGAATGGGTACCGCGGTGACCCGCGCCGCAGCCGGACGTTCGCTGGCTGATCGCGGGGCCGCCTATGGCATCCCGGGCACGCAGGTTGATGGCATGGATGTTCTGGCTGTAAGGGCTGCCGGTGCCGAGGCGCTGGAACATTGCCGGTCCGGCAAGGGGCCATATGTTCTGGAAATGAAAACCTATCGCTATCGCGGCCATTCCATGTCCGATCCGGCGAAATACCGGACCCGTGAGGAGGTTGACGCGATGCGCAAGCAGCATGATCCGATTGACCAACTGCGCGAGGTTCTTGGCAAACAGAATGTGACAGAGGACGAGCTGAAATCCATCGATTCCGACGTCAAGGCGATTGTGCTTCGTGCGACCGAATTCGCGCAGACCAGCCCCGAGCCTGATCCGTCTGAACTCTTTACAGACATTCTGCTTCCGGCCGGTGGCCATAGCAGCCAGATGGAGGTCTGA
- the lpdA gene encoding dihydrolipoyl dehydrogenase, protein MAAETSFDLIVIGGGPGGYVAAIRASQLKMKVALVEREHLGGICLNWGCIPTKALLRAAELRHSIDEMKEFGITVSGEVSIDLPAVVKRSRKVAGRLSAGVQHLLKKNKVTVFDDLATLGARRGDMREVGLAGGATLTARNVILATGARARALPGIEPDGKMILTYREAMVPETMPTSLVIIGSGAIGSEFASFYLDMGVEVTLVEAMDRILPVEDAEISGFVEKAFVKRGMKVLTGARLAGLKTSATGVTASFEGGIEPVVADRAIMAVGIIGNSESLGLEGTKVKVDRGHIVTDAYGATGEPGVYAIGDVTGPPWLAHKASHEGIICVEKIAGQSDVHAIGEGAVPGCTYCRPQVASVGMTEAAAIEAGHKVRVGRFPMLANGKAIALGDDQGLIKTVFDAKTGELLGAHMVGPEVTELIQGYAIARTLEATEAELIQTIFPHPTLSEAMHESVLDAYGRAIHF, encoded by the coding sequence ATGGCAGCCGAAACATCCTTCGATCTGATCGTCATAGGCGGTGGCCCGGGCGGTTACGTCGCCGCGATCCGGGCATCACAGTTGAAAATGAAGGTGGCGCTCGTCGAGCGTGAGCATCTCGGGGGAATCTGCCTGAACTGGGGATGTATTCCGACAAAGGCGCTGCTTCGCGCCGCCGAGCTTCGGCATTCGATCGATGAAATGAAGGAATTCGGCATCACCGTCAGTGGTGAGGTAAGCATTGATCTGCCGGCCGTGGTCAAACGCTCGCGCAAGGTGGCGGGGCGGTTGTCGGCTGGTGTGCAGCATCTTCTGAAGAAGAACAAGGTCACCGTGTTCGACGATCTGGCGACGCTTGGCGCGCGGCGTGGTGATATGCGTGAAGTCGGGCTTGCCGGCGGAGCCACGTTGACTGCGAGGAACGTGATTCTGGCAACCGGCGCGCGGGCGCGGGCGCTGCCTGGGATCGAGCCTGACGGAAAGATGATCCTGACCTATCGCGAGGCCATGGTTCCCGAAACCATGCCAACATCGCTGGTGATCATCGGGTCCGGGGCCATCGGGTCTGAATTTGCATCCTTCTATCTGGACATGGGTGTCGAGGTGACTTTGGTCGAGGCGATGGACAGGATCCTGCCGGTCGAAGATGCCGAGATTTCCGGTTTCGTGGAAAAGGCATTCGTAAAGCGCGGCATGAAAGTTCTGACAGGCGCACGCCTTGCCGGCCTGAAGACGTCGGCAACCGGTGTGACCGCCAGTTTCGAAGGCGGTATCGAACCGGTGGTTGCCGACCGGGCCATCATGGCTGTTGGCATCATCGGCAATTCCGAATCGCTTGGCCTTGAAGGCACAAAGGTAAAGGTGGATCGCGGGCATATCGTGACAGATGCCTATGGCGCGACGGGCGAGCCCGGCGTCTATGCCATCGGTGATGTAACCGGCCCGCCTTGGCTGGCCCACAAGGCAAGTCATGAGGGTATCATCTGCGTTGAAAAGATTGCCGGCCAGAGCGATGTACACGCCATTGGCGAGGGTGCTGTGCCGGGATGCACCTATTGCCGCCCGCAGGTTGCGTCTGTTGGCATGACCGAGGCCGCCGCCATCGAGGCGGGCCACAAGGTGAGAGTCGGTCGCTTTCCGATGCTGGCAAACGGCAAGGCTATCGCGCTTGGCGACGATCAGGGGCTGATCAAAACCGTTTTTGATGCGAAGACGGGCGAATTGCTCGGCGCGCACATGGTCGGACCGGAAGTGACAGAGCTGATCCAGGGATACGCCATTGCGCGCACGCTCGAGGCGACCGAAGCCGAGTTGATCCAGACAATTTTCCCGCATCCGACGCTGTCCGAGGCCATGCACGAATCGGTTCTTGACGCATATGGTCGCGCCATCCACTTCTAG
- the lipA gene encoding lipoyl synthase, which translates to MPQVNTTKGAERHPEKRRNADNPQPRRPDWLRVRAPVSAEYSATRSLMRELDLVTVCEEAACPNIGECWAQKHATMMILGSVCTRACAFCNVATGRPDLLDPHEPDHVGEAVAKLGLKHVVITSVDRDDLDDGGATHFAQTINAVRRLSPGTTVEVLTPDFLRKQGALEIVVEARPDVFNHNMETVPRLYPSIRPGARYFHSLSILQQVKSLDPSIFTKSGIMVGLGEGDEEVGQLMDDLRSADVDFMTIGQYLQPTPKHAPVDRFVEPATFEAYAKLGRAKGFLLMSSTPLTRSSYHADADFAALQQARNAALCGG; encoded by the coding sequence ATGCCGCAGGTCAACACGACAAAGGGTGCCGAACGCCATCCCGAAAAGCGCCGCAACGCGGATAATCCGCAACCGCGGCGGCCGGACTGGTTACGGGTAAGAGCGCCTGTGTCTGCCGAATACAGCGCCACCAGATCGCTGATGCGTGAGCTTGATCTGGTGACCGTGTGTGAAGAGGCAGCGTGCCCCAATATTGGCGAATGCTGGGCGCAGAAGCACGCCACCATGATGATCCTGGGCTCTGTCTGCACACGCGCCTGCGCGTTCTGCAATGTCGCCACCGGGCGACCGGATCTCCTCGACCCGCACGAGCCCGACCATGTCGGCGAGGCCGTGGCCAAGCTTGGACTCAAACATGTTGTGATCACTTCGGTTGACCGGGATGATCTTGATGATGGTGGCGCGACGCATTTCGCACAGACAATCAACGCTGTCCGCCGCCTGTCGCCCGGCACGACGGTTGAGGTTCTGACACCGGATTTCCTGCGCAAGCAAGGCGCGCTTGAAATTGTCGTCGAGGCGCGCCCCGATGTGTTCAACCACAATATGGAAACAGTGCCGCGCCTCTATCCGTCAATTCGCCCCGGCGCGCGTTATTTCCATTCCCTGTCAATCCTGCAGCAGGTCAAATCGCTCGATCCGTCGATCTTTACCAAATCCGGCATCATGGTCGGGCTAGGGGAAGGGGATGAGGAGGTCGGACAGCTGATGGATGATCTGCGAAGCGCCGATGTGGATTTCATGACCATTGGCCAGTATTTGCAGCCAACCCCGAAACACGCACCCGTCGACAGGTTTGTCGAACCGGCAACATTCGAGGCCTATGCCAAGCTTGGTCGGGCCAAAGGGTTCCTGTTGATGTCGTCGACGCCGTTGACCCGGTCCTCCTACCACGCTGACGCGGATTTTGCCGCGCTCCAGCAGGCGCGGAACGCGGCACTCTGCGGAGGGTGA
- a CDS encoding pyruvate dehydrogenase complex dihydrolipoamide acetyltransferase yields the protein MAIDILMPALSPTMETGTLAKWTVAVGDTVRSGDVIAEIETDKATMEVEAVDDGVMASILVEAGAEGVAVGTPIGRLAEDGETIDDVAAAPSSVPAPAVAVEPSPPQQPAPDQPAPQQAAPQQPAMATPKTDRIFASPLARRIAAERGVDLAALRGSGPYGRILRRDVESAAVSGGAPAATVSSATGPAIQGDSRIETNSQMRKIIAARLQESKATAPHFYLTVDCEIDALLAARRQMNDQAPDGVKISVNDLIIRAAAMALIKVPKANASWEGDHTRLFTHADIAMAVAVDGGLVTPVIWAAEQKGLAEIATISRDLATRARDGKLAPEEFSGGSFTISNLGMYGVREFAAVINPPQGAILAVGAGEQRPVVHDGQLAVATVMTVTLSADHRVVDGAVGAEWLQAFKGYIEAPVTMLL from the coding sequence ATGGCGATCGATATTCTGATGCCGGCGCTGTCGCCAACGATGGAGACCGGAACACTGGCGAAATGGACGGTTGCGGTTGGTGATACCGTGCGAAGCGGTGATGTGATTGCCGAAATCGAGACCGACAAGGCGACAATGGAAGTCGAGGCGGTGGATGATGGTGTGATGGCCAGCATCCTTGTCGAGGCAGGTGCCGAAGGTGTGGCTGTTGGCACGCCGATAGGACGGCTTGCCGAAGATGGTGAGACAATTGACGATGTGGCTGCGGCGCCATCATCTGTGCCAGCGCCTGCTGTGGCGGTTGAACCTTCACCGCCGCAACAACCCGCACCCGATCAGCCAGCACCGCAACAGGCAGCACCGCAACAACCCGCAATGGCCACGCCGAAAACAGATCGGATTTTTGCCAGTCCGCTGGCCCGCCGGATTGCGGCGGAACGCGGGGTTGATCTTGCGGCGTTGCGTGGCAGCGGCCCCTATGGCCGGATCCTGCGCCGTGATGTTGAATCCGCCGCTGTGTCTGGCGGTGCGCCGGCAGCCACGGTATCATCTGCGACCGGCCCGGCCATTCAGGGTGACAGCCGCATCGAGACCAATAGTCAGATGCGCAAGATTATCGCGGCACGATTGCAGGAATCAAAGGCCACCGCGCCGCATTTCTATCTGACGGTTGATTGCGAAATAGATGCGCTTCTTGCGGCACGTCGGCAGATGAACGATCAGGCACCGGACGGTGTGAAAATCTCGGTCAACGATCTGATCATCCGCGCGGCTGCCATGGCCCTGATCAAGGTGCCGAAAGCCAATGCATCCTGGGAAGGCGATCATACAAGGCTGTTCACCCATGCTGATATCGCTATGGCGGTGGCGGTTGACGGTGGCCTTGTAACACCGGTGATTTGGGCGGCCGAGCAGAAGGGGCTTGCCGAAATAGCCACGATCAGCCGCGATCTGGCAACACGGGCACGCGATGGCAAGCTGGCACCCGAGGAATTCAGCGGGGGCAGCTTCACCATCTCGAATCTTGGCATGTATGGCGTTCGCGAGTTCGCGGCTGTCATCAACCCGCCACAGGGTGCGATCCTTGCTGTCGGCGCAGGAGAGCAGAGACCGGTCGTCCATGACGGGCAGTTGGCTGTCGCCACTGTGATGACGGTCACATTGTCGGCTGATCACCGGGTGGTCGACGGGGCCGTCGGTGCGGAATGGCTGCAGGCTTTCAAGGGCTATATCGAAGCCCCTGTCACTATGTTGCTCTAG
- a CDS encoding pyruvate dehydrogenase complex E1 component subunit beta: MAIEILMPALSPTMEEGTLAKWLVEEGASVRSGDVIAEIETDKATMEVEALDDGTIGRILVPAGSEGVKVNAPIAMLLEEGDSADAMPTAAPAVDATPSAAPLSAPAAVPTPAPVVVAADSVAAEPVAAGDTAALTVREALRDAMAEEMRSDDRVFVMGEEVAEYQGAYKVTQGLLAEFGPKRVIDTPITEQGFAGLGVGAAFGDLRPVIEFMTFNFAMQAIDQIINSAAKTLYMSGGQMGCPIVFRGPNGAASRVAAQHSQCYASWYAHCPGLKVVAPWSAADAKGLLKAAIRDPNPVIFLENEVMYGQSFDVPTDDDWVVPIGRAKIVREGSDVTITAFSIMVGRALEAADQLAAQGISAEVIDLRTIRPLDIETIVASVRKTSRLVTCEEGFPFAGLGSEIAMQVMEQAFDWLDAPIARVTGKDVPMPYAANLEKLALPQIEDITSTVMATCDGFRGA; this comes from the coding sequence ATGGCAATCGAGATCTTGATGCCGGCCCTGTCGCCGACGATGGAAGAGGGAACGCTTGCCAAATGGCTTGTCGAGGAAGGCGCGTCCGTTCGCAGCGGCGATGTGATTGCCGAAATCGAAACCGACAAGGCGACGATGGAGGTCGAGGCGCTTGATGACGGAACCATTGGCCGGATCCTTGTGCCGGCTGGCAGCGAGGGTGTGAAAGTCAATGCGCCAATCGCGATGCTGCTTGAAGAAGGTGACAGTGCCGACGCCATGCCAACGGCGGCGCCAGCGGTTGATGCCACACCGTCTGCTGCACCGCTGTCGGCTCCTGCTGCGGTTCCGACCCCGGCACCTGTGGTGGTCGCTGCCGACAGCGTGGCGGCGGAGCCTGTGGCGGCTGGTGATACTGCCGCGCTGACGGTTCGCGAAGCACTTCGTGACGCCATGGCCGAGGAAATGCGGTCTGATGATCGTGTATTTGTAATGGGCGAGGAAGTTGCCGAATATCAGGGGGCGTATAAGGTCACGCAGGGGTTGCTGGCGGAATTCGGCCCGAAGCGGGTTATCGACACACCAATCACTGAACAGGGTTTTGCCGGACTCGGCGTCGGTGCGGCCTTTGGCGACCTGCGGCCGGTCATTGAATTCATGACCTTCAATTTTGCCATGCAGGCAATCGACCAGATCATCAATTCGGCCGCAAAGACCCTCTACATGTCCGGTGGCCAGATGGGATGTCCGATCGTGTTCCGTGGGCCGAATGGCGCGGCCAGCCGGGTCGCCGCCCAGCATTCGCAATGCTATGCCAGCTGGTACGCGCATTGCCCCGGGCTGAAGGTGGTTGCGCCCTGGTCCGCGGCGGATGCCAAAGGTCTGCTGAAGGCCGCCATTCGGGATCCGAACCCGGTGATTTTTCTCGAGAACGAGGTGATGTACGGCCAGAGTTTCGATGTGCCGACGGATGATGACTGGGTGGTGCCGATCGGCCGGGCAAAGATCGTCCGCGAAGGCAGCGATGTCACCATCACCGCCTTTTCGATCATGGTTGGTCGCGCGCTTGAGGCAGCTGATCAGCTTGCCGCGCAGGGCATTTCAGCCGAGGTGATCGATCTTCGTACCATCCGTCCGCTTGATATCGAGACAATTGTTGCCTCGGTTCGCAAGACATCGCGTCTTGTTACCTGTGAAGAAGGTTTTCCGTTTGCCGGTCTTGGTTCCGAGATCGCCATGCAGGTCATGGAACAGGCCTTTGACTGGCTTGATGCGCCAATTGCACGGGTTACCGGCAAGGATGTGCCCATGCCCTATGCCGCCAATCTCGAAAAACTGGCCCTTCCGCAAATCGAGGATATCACGTCGACGGTCATGGCCACCTGTGACGGGTTTCGGGGGGCGTAA